ttcttttctaaaaaatattatttattctaagataaaatacattacactattgttaattaaaacatttataatttcttaaaaaattaGGAGTTGCTGCCCctaattacttatcaccgctcCCATTTTGTCAATTTTACCTTTCtcaatttttttaaccaaaaactgaTAATTCTTTCTGTCTCCCGAGCAAAACTGATAATTCTTTCTGTCTCCCGAGCAAAactgaaattctaaaaaaaaatggatCCGAGAACTCCAAAAATGGATGATTTCGAAGACGAggtaaaatttttttttaaaaaaaatagtcgTTTTTGCACTAGGCGGCCAGAAAAAACGTCTGCCCTTTAggcaaaaaaatccaaatatttcgttaaatttaaaaatattaatctcacaTACTACtaggaaattacaaaaaaaaaatgcaaaatcttTTTTTTGGAAACTGATATACAACTGTTacatattgaataaaaaaattgtgtttCTAAAATTACCTAACTTtcaaacgttaagggtaaaattctcattatgaaattacaaaaaacgcaaaatatttttttagaaacaactgatatgtaattggtgtagaatacatttttttttttgtttttttagttatatataaaaggcAAAATCATTATACGATCATACCTCAGAGACTTAAtgcaccaaaaaatgaaagattggGGCATCAGGATGCTTTTGCCTTATATATAAAATTGACCtgaaacgttaggggtaaaattgttcttagatgCCCACGTTTAAGGGTAAAATGACAATATTTTAGACCTTAATGATAAATTGTTATTGACTGTcaatgttagaagtaaaattgttcttggctgccaacatttAAGGGTAAAATGACAATATTGTAGACGTTAATGATAAAATTGCTCTCGACTATCAACGTTGgggataaaattgttcttggctacCAACGTTTGAGAGTAAAATGGAGTGTTTATATGAAGCACACGGTCTTTCATGTCACTTGGAGAACCCACAATTcatatttggacacgtgtattgtgatcCCACTGGATAAATAAAAAAGTGGAGtctcttataatatgtgtggaTCCGTATTAcacatgtcaaaatatgtatagaAGGTCATCCGTTTGACATAGAGAACCAGGTGCTTCTAATAATATCCCGGTAAAATGATAGTATGTTATATGTTAATgataaattgctcttgactgtcaacgttaggggtaaaaatgttcttggctgccaacgtttAAGGGTAAAATCATAgtattttagacgttaatgataaaattgctcttaactatCAATGCtatgagtaaaattgttcttgtcGCCAACGTTTAAGGGTAAAATGACAgtattttagacgttaataataaaattgctcttgattgtcaacgttagggataaaattgttcttggatGTCAACGTTTAAAAGTAGAATGAgccaatgtttaaaggtagaatGGAGTGCTTATATTAAGCATCCATTCCATATCACTTGGAGGACTCcaaattcacatttggacacgtgtattgtgatGAGTCCCTATTGTGGAgcctcttataatatgtgtgggTCCGTATTATACATGTTAAAATATACATAGATGGTCCTCCGTTTGACATGTTGAACtgggtgcttctaataatttcccATTAAAATGACAGTATTTTAAACGTTAATGATAAATTGTTTTTAACagtcaatgttagaggtaaaattgttcttggccgCCAACGCTTAAGTGTAAAATCATAgtattttagacgttaatgaTAAAAATGCTCTTGACTGTCACCATTACGGGTATTCagtaactttatttttttctcatCCCAATATATAAAACATATCCACTTTTGTACATTTATATCTACTATACAGTTGCCTGCTAACAGTTGCTGGAGTAAGCCATTAATGATGTATCAACAAAACTTTATTGCTCAACACTTCTAAATTTGTATGGTCATTTTTGTCAGACTCAtgtatattttaattgtatatatatatatatatgaagtaaAGTAGGAAAAGCAAAAAACACAGTCCAAGAAAAATGGAGTCTGGAGGAATTGTTGAATTTCTAGAAAATAAGACCATTTTAATCACTGGTGCCACTGGTTTTCTAGCTAAGAGTACTTACTTCTTCTTCTATCTTTTCATTTGAAACtgcttgaaattacttgaaacTGCTTGAAATTGCTTGAAATTGTTTGAAATTGACTGAAATTGATTGAAATTGCAGTTTATGTGGAGAAAATTTTGAGGGTTCAACCAAATGTGAAGAAGCTTTATCTTCTGGTTAGAGCAGCAGATGATGAGTCGGCTATGCGACGTCTACAGGACGAGGTATGTTAAGTATTCCACATTGCTGAAGTACTAAACGGGTTTTTTTATATGTACGTGTGGGGCGATTCTTGTTTTTAAAGTAGTGAGTTAGGTTTATGTTTACGTGGTACTAGTGTTTTGCATTTTAATATCGAGTGTATTTAATTTGTTTCACGTTCCAGATGtatatgttgttttttttttttaagtcgGTGTGACTCGTTTTAAATTGTGAAATAATTTTCTCCTTGTAAgatacgtttttttttttttttgagtttataagATTAAGTTTCTCAATTTTACGTCAGAGTTGTGGAAACGAATGTTGGACCACATTGCTTAATCTGTGAAGTACTTATAAATGGGTTTTTTTATATGTACGTGTGCGGCGATTCTTCTTTTTAAGTAGTGAGTTAGTTTTATGTTTACGTGGTACTAGTGTTTTGCGTTTTAATATCGAGTTATTTTCGGTGTGACTCGTTTTAAATTGTGAAATAATTTTTTCCTTTTaagatactttttttttttagtttattagaTTAAGTTTCTCAATTTGACATCAGAGTTATTGAGTCGAATGTTGGATCGCTCACAGATGTAATGTTATGAGACTGTTTGTATACTCTCGCACACAAATATCCCTTGGACTTGTACAACACGGACCTGACTTATCATATGTTGACATTTCTTTTAATAAATGAGATGTTTAAATAAAAAGTTTACGTTTATAGTTAAGATCTGAAAATAACTTTTAGTATTTctgatatatataatattacaaATTTTACGCTCCAAAATTTTTATGCTCCAAATGTTCGGCCCTAAAAGGGAGTGAGGTGTGTTATTCAGTGGCGAAGGGGGTGGATGGGGTCCATTGCACCCCTGACAACCAGAATCCATTCTAGAAAGGTAGTTCTAAGTGGTCCTCTTCTTCTAAAAGGGTCGGGTGATGATGCAGTTGCATCACCCGACCCCTGATCTGGGCCCATTGCACCCCTGACAACCAGAATCCATCCTAAGAGGATAGTTTGAGGTGGTCCTCTACTTTTGAAGAGGGTCAGGTGATGCTGCAGTTGCATCATCTGACCCCATTTTCTGGCTTTGtcactgttttttttttaatatctttTTTAAGAGtatgtaattaatttaatttgttgggttttttttttttttttttcagattatAGAGAAGGATTTATTCAATGTTTTAAGAGAAAAATATGGTTCAAAGCTAAATTCATTTATATCAGAAAAAGTGAGACCTCTACCAGGAGATATAAGTCTTGAAGATTTAGGGGTTGAAGATTCCAAATTGAAAGAAGAAATGTGGAGTGAAATTGATGTCATGGTGAATTTTGCTGCCTCCATTAATTTTGAAGAAAGGTAATTTAGAGAATATTTTCCAATTTAGGTCCGTTTATTTTtcggaaaatatttttctgattttttggtATTTGTTTATTTAGGAAAATAAGTTAACGAAAAATTTTAGGTGTTCaacataaaaatatacaaaaaaagggataaattacacctatggccactgaacttcaattcttaacagtatgatcactgaattttatagtttttatcaccgatggtcataccgttaaaaattaaagttcagtgactacaatgttaaaatgggtaaagtccAGTGACCGTGAGTGTAATTTATCCAATAAAGTGTTTTCTTGAAccatattttattcattttttcctttttaaaaaTAGTAGTCACACTCCATTTTTTGTTTCCCGGTGTTATAGccaaaacaccgaaaaatattttatttttcaaaacatAATATTTTACAGTAAACAAACAGGAATTAGAGTTAGTTGGATGGAAAATATTTCTTAAAGAATGTTGTTTTTTActttgtttctaaaaaaatctCAACTATTGTAATAAATGAAATTATATTTagcaaaaaactataaaaataaactttgtggtttaACCAATTTGCAAAAACAGCCGTtataatttaaaagtttgcaaatataAATTTCTGTTTTGTGAAATTTGCAGTTAAAGAATTTGTCAGTCAACTTTTTAGTTAAAACATACTTGTGGCttagttaatttgcaaagtGAAACTTTCTATTTTAGGTAATTTGCAAAATCAATCATTTTTACTTCAAATCGCTCCATTTTGAAGTAAATAGTCACGACAATAATTTTTGACGAAATGACAGAGTTTGTAAACTCCAAAAAGCACATACCTCctgtttataaacttttaaactacgaAAACTGTATCTATAAGTCTgtcaaaccacatggtttatttttatactttctgATCGTGGTAATCATTTATAATTACTGGGGTGACCACCGTAATAAGggagattaatttaattaattaattattagttttttcttttgtgaaatataaactaatcatttttttaattttcttaatcCTTGTTTGGATTTGGGAATTTATGAAGATATGACGTGGCACTGAGCATAAACACAATGGGAGCATTGAATGTCTTGAATTTTGCAAAGAAATGTCCCAACATCAAGATGCTAGCTCACGTCTCTACTGGTAAATATTTGACAAAAACTTTCAATTATCCGATTTTTCGGTTTGAGGTTCGTtaggtactttttatttaagTGGATCATCTCCCAATTAAAACTTTCTACGTATATTTGGATTTacattgttaaaaaaaatccaGGTTGAATTTATTTGTGTGTTACTTAGACATGTTTACGGGCCTAGGTAACCGCTTGATCCATCCAGTTTCGTATTCAATAGACCCGAATAAGCAAAAATAAATCTAGATCTATCTAAACTCGTATAAGCCCACCTATTTCTAAGACAACTttgggatttataaaaataagatGGGCCGGTCCGGTCCAATCgccctattaatattaatcccTATTCTAAAAATTGGCTCAAACAGACTCCTAGGTAAGGAATTTTACAACACCGTCCCAATTTCTTCAAATCGGACTGTGTAGTTTAGTTCACAATTTTTCGTCACCTAGCCGGTTTCAGGCGGACCAATTAAAAAAACAGTTCCTTGATTTTTATgtcaattttttcaattttaaataacATATTAAATAATTGAAAAAGATCTAAGACCatgaaatattatttttaaggatattaatattattttgttagcatatttttattttttaaggtattaatgtaataaatattaatatatatatctatttttagttattatttttatatagtataattcacattttaattgtatttacataataattatttattaaaaatttaaaaaatttaaaaatataaatccgaATCCTAGGGCCCGTCCGCTTGACTAGCACCTAGTATTTTTACAtccttaatattaattaattaatatatttatgtattaaaCATTTATTTACAAGtactaatttaattttattaataaacaaattatattttttgtacATGGATTCATTCGAACTGGGCTTGAGAtatgatttttaagcccgagttAGCGTATCCTAAGCCCGCCTAATTTAACAATGAGTTGGACTGAATATTTTCACACGAACGCCCACTGAATTCAGCCCGATCCATGAACATGTTGATGTAAACGGAGCAGTGCAAGGTGGGGATTACGTTCCCCATTTCCGCTCTCCGTCCTCTCAGGGGTTTTTCGTTCCCGTCCCCGAAATCTAAACGGGACAATTTTTTTCCCGTCCCTGCAAGGATCTTCATTCCCCGTTtcattgtatatttttttaaattgtagCTTATGTATGTGGAGAAGACAAAGGGTTGATATTAGAGAAGCCATATTTAATGGGAGAAGCAAAAAAAGGAGATGAGAAAATAGATATTGAAGGAGAAAAGAAATTGGCTGAAGATAAAGTAAATCAACTTCAATCTGAAAATGTTTCACCTAAAGAAATTACTTCTCTCATGAAGGATTTTGGCCTTGAAAggtaatattatataattattataaattataatttattattattattattattattattatagttaATGTTAATTATTAACATTTTAGTATGTGTGTTTTCATAGTTTtaatttggataaaaaaaaggtCAATTTAATTAAGAAAGTATAAAACTAATCGATAATTGAAAGGAATTGAAGAATAGattaagggtccgtttggttACTTCCTGTTTGTTGGTTGCTGTTCCTGTTTGTTGTTgcctttggaaaatgctgcttttcataAAAGCAGatattctctgcttttgtaaaaagctgctTTACAGTggtaaaagacaaacaggaggagtctaaccaaacacctaaaacgctacctttcaaagtgaaaatgcaaacaggaggtgaaaagtaggtaaacaaacaccctGTAACTAAAACTGGACTATTAAAAAATACATCTGAaaggtttttcatttttattgatggttaactgaaaaaaaaaatattatatatataaataaaagggaGACTCCAATATTTTAGAGGTTTTAGGTCtgtagtttttatattttttataaattaaaatttaattaattttttacaaaataaaaacaaataaaaatcaaacatctatatataatataaaacagtaacgatggagctgaggtgtcacttcctccttttttactgatagaaaatataatataaaatataatatattaactttagttatattattatatttatttataaaacgattattttatccgtactatatctaagagttctacagaatttaaattaatccctaaactctctttaattctctgcatatctatatctaaaagttctacataatttaaattaattcctaaaatctttctaattctctgcatatctatctatattatataatataaaacagtaacgatggagctgaggtgtcacttcctcattttttactgataaaaaatataatataaaatatgatatactaactttagttatattattatatttatttagtaaaagattattttattcgtactatatctaagagttctatagaatttaaattaatccctaaaatctctctaattctctgcatatctatatctaaaagttctacataatttaaattaatccctaaaatctctctaattctctgcatatctatatataatataaaatagtaacgatggagatggggtgtcacttcctccttttttactgataaaaaacataatataatatataatatattaattttaattatattattatatttatctataaaagattatttaaggtaaatgtgaaaataaaataataatatttaatttatatagcacctttatatcattaattgtaaatattagattatatttttcttaatatttatatgttaagatgaatccgtgcatcgcacgggtcaaaaactagtttattataatttgtAGAGAATAAAGCACTTAACGGTTGTATTATTGTTAAGGTaaagtgtaaaaaaaaatagacatgtgatttgactttttttttttacaaatgcaGTCCcgtgatttaaaaatttataaacataGAGATGTGGTTTGTGCAGTTTGTAAACTCGGATATtctattaaaaattattatcgtgGCTATTTATAGAAAAAGGGGGCGATTTGGAGAAATTTTAAAAGTCTGATTTTACAAGTTACTCCATATATATAGCccgattttataaattaactaaactacaaatatttttttacgAAAAAAATTAACTTACAAATCTTTTGACTTCATATTGTACAAACCATAATCCTTATTTGCAAGTTTTTAATCGGGAATTGTGTTTGCAAATCGGACTATATATTAGTGTTAAGAGAGGAGTTGTGAATAAATTTTGGAGGGCTCCTACTGTTGAGAGACGGTAATTGAAAATGCATAATGTGTATTATTGTTGTCaattttttatccattttagTTTATTACATTctgaatttttatatatataattactattatattcatattaatcatgaattaattaattaatttgaattACAGGGCAAGAGGATATGGATGGCCAAATACGTATGTATTTACAAAAGCATTAGGAGAAATGCTTTTAATGCATTATAAAGATGATATACCTCTTATTATTATGCGTCCTACTATGATCACGAGTACTTTGTTTGATCCTTTTCCGGGTTGGATTGAAGGCGTCAGGTAATTAAtttttcctaattttttttatttcagtgTTAACAGagcatttttattatatatatatgataaataTAAAACTCAGTTAACAGAACGTTTTTATTATATCTGTGACAGAACTATTGATAGCCTTATAGTAGGCTACGGCAAAGGGAAATTGACATGCTTTGTTTATCTTCCGCAAAATACTTTTGATTTGGTAAgttaatctctctctctctccgtaTTAATTATGCAAAAGAAGAATTAGTATGAATGTAGATTATTATACCTGTTCATGGCCCGGGTATCAGTCTGGTCTGTCTAGGTTTATGTCTCTTAAGACGAGTTTAGCCAAGAAAATTTGATCTTAGGCCTCATTCGGTTCAAACCCGCTAAAGTCTGTCTATTTTTTTGTTAGGCttgagatttataaaaatagtacgggtttttctgatttgttctattaatattaattattaaatttatatatttatatattaagtatTTATTTCCaagtataaaatttattttttattaattaaaaattatatatttttaggtgGGTTTATACGGGTTGTGcttgaaatttgatttttaagcacGAATCTAACCCGGTCCGAACCCATCTAAATTAACAGAGGGCCGTGACGGTCTAGGACTaagcattttcaaataaaagatcGTTGGATACAGCCTTGTAGATCCATGAACATGTCTATTGATTACTAACTAGACATGTTTATTGTTCGGCTATTGGGCCGGTTTTATGGgtttacatttaaaaatatttagttCGGTTATCACTTTAACAGGGCGGACTAGATTGTACTTGGGCTTAAAGATTACAATCCGAGCCCAACTCAAATTGATCCGCCTCtttatatatgtgtgtgtgtgtgtaaacGCAGCAAAAATAATAACCGTGTCAAATGAATTATCTCTGTATAAATTGTATTATCGTGTCAGAAATTAACTTTCCTATAAATTGAGTGAGTAAAATTTAATAACTAAGTATCTGAATAGTACTTAATTCCTCGTCTCGAAACAATGTATGCCAAACAATGCctaatttgtatttatttatttatttatttttctttcgcaATTACAGATACCGGCTGATATGGTGGTGAATGCAATTATAGTAGCAATGGTTGCACGTGCGAATCAAAAGCGATGTTCAGATATCATATATCACGTGGGATCTTCATTAAGAAACATTGCAAATTTCTCTCAATTACATGATTGTACTTATCGTTATTTTACTGCAAATCCATGGATTAACAAAGAAGGAGAACCCGTTAAGATTGGTAGAGGCACTGTTTTAAGCTCTATGACTAGCTTCTATTTGTACATGAATCTTCGATACCTGCTTCCGTTTAAGGTATGTTCTTTCCAGATACGTTATCCCTAAAAAATCGCAACACCTACTTTTTCCAACTGCCTATATTGTCGTATCAGATATTGACAGTTTCTTTTCTTTATAACAGGGATTGCAACTAGCCAATACTGTGATGTTTCAAAAATACCAAGACTTGTGCACGTATCTCGATAGGAAAATCAAACTTGTGATGAGATTGGTACAACTTTACAAACCATATATACTCTTCGAGGGCATGTAAGAATAAATCTCTCATAATCTTTATAGTAACTGTATTTTTACCCGATACGCTGTTTACTcttcatattttaataatatattatttagtccttaacttttgttatattcaacagtttagtctCTTATAGAGGACTAAACTGCCTAATAATTCaaattgaataaaacaaaagttgaaaactaaacaatatattattaaaatacgatgactaataaattatatatatatcatcaattttccgtattttatattttttcgtTTATTCGTGTAGCTTTGAGGACTCGAACTCGGAGAAACTGAGAATAGTAGCAAAGGAGATGAATCCCGATGAAGCGAAGATGTTCAACTTCGATCCGATGACAATTGATTGGAAAGAGTATATGATGACGGCTCATATTCCGGGTTTGCACAAATATTCTATGTAATAATGAAGACAGTAGTTGAATTCTCTCGTATTCGAGGGAACATAATAAATCATATcggataattttaatttatcgattcaaaattaatggttgagattatTCCGACCTGACgtattatattatattcatATTGAAAGTGATATATGTTGATTTTAGTTATGAATTATTTGTATGTATTTACTAAGGTTATACATATATGCCCAGTTAGGGTAATGTTAGCCTAGAAGATAAAAAAGTTTGTGCTAATAAAGTATTGACTTATTGTTTTAATTGCCTCTTTAaatttttgataaataatttattagtccgtatatttttacctaacatGTTAATTTAGTcctcatattttaataatacataattcactctttaatttttattaggataaggtataaaaatacctctaacgtctaaaatggtgcaattttaccttttaCATTGGCAgccaagaataattttacccctagcgttATCAAGTTTGGtctatttgagaaataattcatcaaactgtcttctcagtcatgaatcttgttatctacactttacatataaagtcattttatcactcattagtaacatattataaacatatgattagacgcggaaaaaaatttacaatttttttttaaatgtactAACTTTTGTACAAGTTGGACGAAAAAagattcaaaatatttcaccaaatttataaatattaatcttcaattctattattaaatcacagaaaatatgaaatctttttttttaaacaaacaaatatgcaattggtacaaaataaggaacaaaatatctgtgttttataataatgtctgaaattgacccaactgtttaatgttaggagtaaaagtACTCTTAGCTgtcaacgttagagataaaattgtactattttagatgttagaggtaaaattgctcctaactgtAAACGTTAAggcatttttgcaccttatcccattTTTATTCTACTCAACagtttaataattcaaatatttaataaactAAACTGTTGAATATAACAAAAAGTTAAGGACTAAACATtatgttaagtaaaaatataaaaactaataaa
The window above is part of the Euphorbia lathyris chromosome 3, ddEupLath1.1, whole genome shotgun sequence genome. Proteins encoded here:
- the LOC136224580 gene encoding alcohol-forming fatty acyl-CoA reductase-like; protein product: MESGGIVEFLENKTILITGATGFLAKIYVEKILRVQPNVKKLYLLVRAADDESAMRRLQDEIIEKDLFNVLREKYGSKLNSFISEKVRPLPGDISLEDLGVEDSKLKEEMWSEIDVMVNFAASINFEERYDVALSINTMGALNVLNFAKKCPNIKMLAHVSTAYVCGEDKGLILEKPYLMGEAKKGDEKIDIEGEKKLAEDKVNQLQSENVSPKEITSLMKDFGLERARGYGWPNTYVFTKALGEMLLMHYKDDIPLIIMRPTMITSTLFDPFPGWIEGVRTIDSLIVGYGKGKLTCFVYLPQNTFDLIPADMVVNAIIVAMVARANQKRCSDIIYHVGSSLRNIANFSQLHDCTYRYFTANPWINKEGEPVKIGRGTVLSSMTSFYLYMNLRYLLPFKGLQLANTVMFQKYQDLCTYLDRKIKLVMRLVQLYKPYILFEGIFEDSNSEKLRIVAKEMNPDEAKMFNFDPMTIDWKEYMMTAHIPGLHKYSM